The following are from one region of the Geothermobacter ehrlichii genome:
- a CDS encoding type III pantothenate kinase — protein sequence MLLVIDIGNSNTVFGIYRSQELLHHWRLTTDKARTSDEYAMLIHELFSMAGLHFRDVEDVIISSVVPPMLQVLEQLCRTYFDLQPCVVGPGIRTGMPILYDNPREVGADRIVNAVAAYELKKRSLIVVDFGTATTFDYISARGEYLGGAIAPGLVISTEALFEKASKLPRVEVARPPAVIAKNTVNSIQAGLFYGYCGLVDGIVRKMQQEAGDSPAVLATGGLASLLAEVSETIEEVHPNLTLEGLRIIHQRNRSGL from the coding sequence ATGCTTCTGGTTATCGACATCGGCAACAGCAACACCGTTTTCGGCATCTACCGCTCTCAAGAGCTGCTGCACCACTGGCGGCTGACCACCGACAAGGCGCGGACCTCCGACGAATACGCCATGCTGATTCATGAGCTGTTCAGCATGGCGGGGCTGCATTTCCGGGACGTCGAGGACGTCATCATCTCGAGTGTCGTTCCCCCCATGCTGCAGGTTCTCGAACAGCTCTGCCGCACCTATTTCGACCTGCAGCCCTGCGTCGTCGGTCCCGGCATCAGGACGGGGATGCCCATTCTCTACGACAATCCGCGCGAGGTCGGTGCCGACCGCATCGTCAACGCGGTGGCCGCCTACGAGCTGAAGAAACGCAGCCTCATCGTTGTCGATTTCGGCACGGCGACCACCTTCGACTACATTTCGGCGCGAGGGGAATACCTCGGCGGCGCTATCGCTCCCGGCCTGGTCATTTCGACCGAGGCGCTGTTCGAAAAGGCGAGCAAGCTGCCGCGGGTCGAGGTCGCCAGGCCGCCGGCGGTCATCGCCAAGAACACGGTCAACAGCATCCAGGCGGGCCTGTTCTACGGCTATTGCGGCCTGGTCGACGGCATCGTGCGGAAGATGCAGCAGGAGGCCGGCGACAGTCCCGCCGTTCTGGCCACCGGCGGGCTGGCTTCGTTGCTGGCCGAAGTTTCGGAAACCATCGAGGAGGTTCATCCCAACCTGACCCTGGAGGGGCTGCGCATCATCCATCAGCGCAACCGGAGCGGTCTTTGA
- a CDS encoding biotin--[acetyl-CoA-carboxylase] ligase, translating into MPATDVRQQLLRLFREAGGQHVSGARLSRELGISRAAVWKQIELLRARGYRIEAERSRGYRLLGGPDRVTPEEIRSRLGESLVGRRVVCFERTDSTNLQALRLAEQGAEEGTVLIAEAQDAGKGRLGRSWLSPPGVNLYTSIILRPEIPPWDAPQMTFLAAMAVVRAVEEVCALSPRVKWPNDLLLGGRKVAGLLSELSADMDRVRAVVLGIGLNVNMSPEQIPSTLRYPATSLAIEGGRNYSRIDLACAICRHLDALYRLYRERGFEPVRLAWEANCDLIGRRVEVSCGEGTLRGRVRGIDGDGALLLDGPGGGVERILAGDVRPLGTDPGEQATKEH; encoded by the coding sequence TTGCCAGCAACTGACGTGCGACAACAACTTCTTCGCCTGTTTCGCGAGGCGGGCGGTCAGCATGTTTCCGGAGCGCGGCTGAGTCGTGAGCTGGGGATCAGCCGGGCGGCCGTCTGGAAGCAGATCGAGTTGTTGCGCGCCAGAGGCTACCGGATCGAGGCCGAGCGCAGCCGGGGCTACCGCCTGCTCGGCGGTCCCGACCGGGTGACGCCGGAAGAGATCCGCTCCCGGCTCGGCGAAAGTCTCGTCGGACGACGGGTCGTCTGCTTCGAGCGTACCGATTCCACCAACCTGCAGGCCCTGCGTCTGGCCGAGCAGGGCGCCGAGGAGGGGACGGTTCTCATCGCCGAAGCCCAGGATGCCGGCAAGGGCCGGCTTGGTCGCAGCTGGCTCTCTCCCCCCGGGGTCAACCTCTACACGTCGATCATCCTCCGTCCCGAGATTCCTCCCTGGGACGCGCCGCAGATGACCTTTCTCGCTGCGATGGCGGTGGTACGCGCCGTCGAGGAGGTCTGCGCCCTGTCGCCCCGCGTCAAGTGGCCCAACGACCTGCTGCTGGGAGGGCGCAAGGTCGCGGGGCTGCTCAGCGAACTGAGCGCCGACATGGACCGGGTGCGCGCCGTCGTTCTCGGCATCGGCCTGAACGTCAACATGAGCCCCGAACAGATCCCGTCGACTCTCCGCTATCCGGCGACCTCCCTGGCCATCGAGGGGGGACGGAACTATTCCCGGATCGATCTCGCCTGCGCCATCTGCCGGCATCTCGATGCTCTCTACCGCCTCTATCGGGAGCGGGGTTTCGAACCGGTACGTCTGGCCTGGGAAGCGAACTGCGACCTGATTGGCCGGCGGGTCGAAGTCTCCTGTGGCGAGGGAACGCTGCGCGGCCGGGTCAGGGGCATCGACGGCGACGGCGCCCTGCTGCTCGATGGGCCCGGCGGCGGGGTCGAAAGGATACTGGCCGGGGATGTCAGACCGCTCGGGACGGACCCGGGTGAACAGGCAACGAAGGAACATTGA
- a CDS encoding ParA family protein, with product MTDSPLYVVAVASEKGGVGKTTIATNLAVYLKALAEELPVTIASFDNHFSVDNMFAIGGGSAATVAGLFQDRPAAGLVRLGEYGVQFIGSERRLEPPADPTPDLLRRRLAASGLSGVLILDTRPILDFFTRAALGAADLVLVPVKDRASVVNAASILAAAEGEEQGQERVWLVPSLIDGRLRLGNGVGMREYLAFIGQERGFRLAPAAISKSPKVESLASGFDSRIHPVLTRARGTAVHRQMRELASFVLERRRQAMTEGGLRCAAVLQADVPPGRRRRLLRKCPVCDRPADGSSGRLFQDRRSRRRGVVHAPCFGRLLARTDIGSMIDGFSGILALVLSGSGLTGAEPQAWLCLYDGECRLELEERVSERGLQEMLPFFERVCDQPVESLLREVILFPLLDESPGQLLTASGVGGWRQLALRVLREVAARNL from the coding sequence ATGACCGACAGCCCCCTGTACGTCGTTGCCGTCGCCAGTGAAAAGGGCGGGGTGGGCAAGACCACCATCGCCACCAACCTGGCGGTCTACCTCAAGGCGCTGGCGGAAGAACTGCCGGTGACCATCGCCTCCTTCGACAATCATTTCTCGGTCGACAACATGTTCGCCATCGGCGGCGGCAGCGCGGCGACCGTCGCCGGGCTCTTTCAGGACCGGCCGGCGGCCGGGCTGGTGCGTCTCGGCGAGTACGGCGTGCAGTTCATCGGTTCGGAGCGGCGGCTCGAACCGCCCGCCGACCCCACGCCCGATCTGCTGCGCCGGCGGCTGGCGGCCTCCGGCCTGTCCGGGGTGCTGATTCTCGACACCCGGCCGATTCTCGATTTTTTCACCCGCGCCGCCCTGGGAGCCGCCGACCTGGTGCTGGTGCCGGTCAAGGATCGCGCCTCGGTGGTCAACGCCGCCTCGATTCTGGCGGCGGCGGAAGGTGAGGAGCAGGGTCAGGAGCGGGTCTGGCTGGTGCCGAGTCTGATCGACGGTCGCCTGCGCCTGGGCAACGGAGTCGGCATGCGGGAATATCTGGCCTTTATCGGCCAGGAGCGCGGTTTCCGCCTGGCCCCGGCCGCCATTTCGAAAAGCCCCAAGGTGGAGAGCCTGGCTTCCGGGTTCGACAGCCGGATTCACCCGGTTCTGACCCGGGCCCGCGGTACGGCCGTTCACCGGCAGATGCGCGAGCTGGCCTCCTTCGTGCTGGAGCGGCGGCGGCAGGCGATGACCGAAGGCGGCCTGCGCTGCGCCGCGGTTCTTCAGGCTGACGTGCCGCCCGGGCGACGGCGCCGGCTGCTGCGGAAGTGTCCGGTCTGCGACCGTCCGGCCGACGGCTCGTCCGGTCGGCTCTTTCAGGACCGGCGCAGCCGCCGCCGGGGCGTGGTGCACGCGCCCTGTTTCGGGCGCCTGCTGGCCCGGACCGATATCGGAAGCATGATCGACGGATTCTCCGGCATCCTGGCTCTGGTCCTCTCCGGCTCCGGCCTGACCGGCGCCGAGCCGCAGGCCTGGCTCTGTCTCTACGACGGAGAGTGTCGGCTGGAACTGGAGGAGCGTGTTTCGGAGCGGGGGCTGCAGGAAATGCTGCCGTTCTTCGAGCGGGTCTGCGACCAGCCGGTCGAGTCGCTGCTGCGGGAGGTGATCCTTTTCCCCCTGCTGGATGAAAGCCCCGGGCAACTGCTGACCGCCTCCGGCGTTGGCGGCTGGCGGCAGCTGGCCCTGCGCGTGCTGCGGGAGGTGGCCGCCCGCAATCTGTAA
- a CDS encoding TIGR02266 family protein produces MERKKVLLVDDVELFVELEKTFFHRANVTLLVARNGAQAVEIARRERPDLIFMDLFMPVMDGDQACMRIKADPELAHIPIVMVTHGGREDYLQRCRKAGCDDVLLKPVNRHKFTAVASRYLGLQERRAPRVPVRLQVRYGNGPEKELTDFSINLSTGGLFLVTDHPLPVDTELRLSFVFPDRNRPVVARARVAWINDDDERVKPELPTGMGVQFVDLSLDDLRAIRAFVRRQLMEEMDN; encoded by the coding sequence ATGGAACGAAAAAAGGTTCTGCTGGTCGATGATGTCGAGCTCTTTGTCGAGCTGGAAAAGACTTTTTTTCATCGCGCCAACGTGACCCTGCTGGTGGCGCGCAACGGGGCGCAGGCGGTCGAGATCGCCCGCCGGGAACGCCCAGACCTGATCTTCATGGACCTGTTCATGCCGGTCATGGATGGCGATCAGGCCTGCATGCGCATCAAGGCCGACCCGGAACTTGCCCATATCCCGATTGTCATGGTTACCCATGGCGGGCGGGAAGACTATTTGCAGCGCTGCCGGAAAGCCGGTTGCGACGATGTGCTGCTCAAACCGGTCAACCGCCACAAGTTCACCGCCGTCGCCAGCCGCTATCTCGGGTTGCAGGAAAGGCGCGCCCCCCGCGTACCGGTCCGCCTGCAGGTTCGTTATGGCAACGGCCCGGAGAAAGAACTGACCGACTTCAGCATCAACCTGAGTACCGGCGGCCTCTTTCTGGTCACCGATCACCCGCTGCCGGTCGACACCGAGCTGCGCCTTTCTTTCGTGTTTCCGGACCGCAACAGGCCGGTCGTCGCCCGGGCCCGGGTCGCCTGGATCAATGACGACGACGAAAGAGTCAAGCCGGAATTGCCCACCGGCATGGGCGTGCAGTTCGTCGATCTCTCCCTCGACGATCTGCGGGCGATCCGCGCCTTTGTTCGCCGGCAGTTGATGGAAGAGATGGATAACTGA
- a CDS encoding OmpA family protein — MTSRIVIVTCLLLMAAGCVSKSTYEQQVAAFNGLQAEFSDLQSRYRNLSDDFDALRAKHEALQKKKDETDQLLAACEADLDRAQKDILRLEDVLSTRSAEAGKAMAEMRRRIDELETAKRELEKQVERERLAREARIAKMKTTYDALVGKLEEEIKRGEITISELQGRLTVNMVERILFDSGSADIKPEGLKILARVGDILKNVQDKDILVEGHTDNVPISARLRDRFPSNWELSTARAANVVHFLQDRVGIPGSRLAIVGYGEHRPIADNDTPEGREENRRIQIVLVAPQGHPAVN; from the coding sequence GTGACTTCGAGAATCGTCATCGTCACCTGCCTGCTCCTGATGGCGGCAGGTTGTGTCAGCAAGTCGACCTACGAGCAGCAGGTGGCCGCATTCAACGGCCTGCAGGCCGAGTTCAGCGACCTGCAGAGCCGCTACCGGAATCTGAGCGACGATTTTGACGCCCTGCGCGCCAAACACGAGGCGCTGCAGAAGAAGAAGGACGAGACCGACCAGCTCCTGGCCGCCTGCGAGGCCGACCTGGACAGGGCCCAGAAGGATATCCTGCGACTGGAGGATGTCCTGTCGACCCGCAGCGCCGAGGCCGGCAAGGCAATGGCCGAAATGCGCCGCCGGATCGACGAGCTGGAAACGGCGAAACGCGAGCTGGAAAAACAGGTCGAACGTGAGCGTCTCGCCCGCGAGGCCCGCATCGCAAAAATGAAAACCACCTACGATGCCCTGGTCGGCAAGCTGGAGGAGGAAATCAAGCGCGGCGAGATCACCATTTCGGAACTGCAGGGGCGGCTGACCGTTAACATGGTCGAGCGCATCCTGTTCGACTCCGGCAGTGCCGACATCAAGCCGGAAGGGCTGAAAATCCTGGCCCGCGTCGGCGATATCCTGAAGAACGTCCAGGACAAGGACATCCTGGTGGAAGGCCACACCGACAACGTTCCCATCAGCGCCCGGCTGCGCGACCGTTTCCCCAGCAACTGGGAGCTTTCCACCGCCCGCGCCGCCAACGTGGTCCATTTCCTCCAGGACCGGGTGGGCATTCCGGGCAGCCGCCTGGCCATCGTCGGCTACGGCGAACATCGCCCCATCGCCGACAACGACACGCCGGAAGGACGCGAGGAGAACCGCCGCATCCAGATCGTGCTGGTGGCACCCCAGGGACATCCCGCCGTCAACTGA
- the nadC gene encoding carboxylating nicotinate-nucleotide diphosphorylase, whose protein sequence is MHEIQRLVREALREDIGLGDLTTMATIEPGTMARAELVAKEDFVLAGIDVAREVFRQLDADTAFEALKADGQKIERGDVLAWIKGEAAVLLQGERVALNLLQRMSGVATLTRRYVDAVAGTGAVIVDTRKTTPGLRAVEKYAVRMGGGRNHRTALYDGILIKENHIAAAGGIGAAVERARDRVPHLMKIEVETRDLDEVRQALEAGADAILLDNMSLDQLREAVALVDGRALTEASGGVNLETVADIAATGVDLISVGALTHSYRAVDISMLFQ, encoded by the coding sequence ATGCATGAGATTCAACGCCTCGTCCGCGAGGCGCTGCGCGAGGATATCGGCCTGGGCGACCTGACCACCATGGCCACCATCGAACCGGGAACCATGGCCAGGGCCGAGCTGGTTGCCAAGGAGGATTTCGTTCTGGCCGGCATCGACGTCGCCCGGGAGGTGTTCCGGCAGCTCGATGCCGATACCGCCTTCGAGGCACTGAAGGCCGACGGACAGAAGATCGAGCGCGGTGACGTTCTGGCCTGGATCAAGGGCGAGGCGGCCGTTCTGCTGCAGGGGGAGCGGGTCGCCCTGAACCTGCTGCAGCGCATGAGCGGGGTCGCCACCCTGACCCGCAGGTACGTCGATGCCGTCGCCGGCACCGGAGCGGTCATCGTCGATACCCGCAAGACCACGCCCGGCCTGCGCGCCGTCGAGAAATACGCTGTGCGCATGGGGGGCGGCCGCAATCACCGCACGGCACTGTACGACGGCATCCTGATCAAGGAAAACCATATCGCCGCCGCGGGCGGCATCGGTGCGGCGGTCGAGCGGGCCCGCGACCGGGTGCCGCACCTGATGAAGATCGAGGTCGAGACCCGCGACCTGGACGAGGTCCGGCAGGCGCTGGAGGCCGGCGCCGATGCCATTCTGCTCGACAACATGAGTCTCGACCAGCTGCGCGAGGCGGTGGCGCTGGTCGACGGGCGGGCGCTGACCGAGGCCAGCGGCGGGGTCAACCTGGAGACGGTCGCCGATATCGCCGCCACCGGCGTCGATCTGATTTCGGTCGGCGCGCTGACCCATTCGTACCGTGCCGTCGATATTTCCATGCTGTTTCAGTAG
- a CDS encoding SPOR domain-containing protein, protein MDKRDDELFGFDAEGEDEAPEIEEELTIDSLDDEEGEAKAASGRGDDFGFDFAEAEPNTASVGDEEPLDVTFSGDQPEAPPSASSATPVLTALQGDEEGEPLEALLQEQEEHEAKRSPSRLLLLLLLAVAAAAVFFLVDRGGEQAPAPASVASKKLPIKPPPAAKEKPVTEVVERRPVAVAGEERLTANASAAKTVAPTAADAGKAGSEREAAVASLPEKSAAAAQPEAAESPAKPATEVKTVAEQAATAAAEQKPVAPPAAGTSSGQQEQPAGGALSAGYRVRVGAFILPANLRDALATVKKLGYEPRVEAGKITRSMVRLRYGVYPRQEARRHLDELKKIAPGAFVVYEQEKGAVYAGSFVNVDKARRYADVLWEKKGIRLDEVKVDVQVPLKKVSIGPFSDRAAARKAAAAMRQAGLEGEIVAP, encoded by the coding sequence ATGGACAAGCGTGACGATGAACTCTTCGGTTTCGACGCCGAAGGGGAAGACGAGGCGCCGGAGATCGAGGAGGAGCTGACCATCGACAGCCTGGATGACGAGGAAGGGGAGGCAAAAGCTGCTTCCGGTCGAGGCGATGACTTTGGCTTCGATTTCGCCGAAGCGGAGCCGAACACCGCGTCGGTCGGGGACGAGGAGCCGCTCGATGTCACCTTCTCGGGCGACCAGCCCGAGGCGCCGCCGTCGGCGTCGTCCGCAACGCCGGTACTCACGGCGCTACAGGGCGACGAAGAAGGGGAGCCGCTCGAAGCCCTGCTGCAGGAGCAGGAGGAGCACGAAGCGAAGCGGTCGCCCTCCCGGTTGCTGCTGCTTCTGCTGCTGGCGGTCGCTGCCGCTGCCGTCTTCTTCCTGGTTGATCGAGGCGGAGAACAGGCTCCCGCTCCAGCGTCAGTCGCCAGCAAGAAGCTGCCGATCAAGCCGCCGCCGGCGGCGAAGGAGAAGCCGGTCACCGAGGTGGTCGAGCGGCGGCCGGTCGCTGTTGCCGGAGAGGAAAGGCTGACCGCCAACGCGTCCGCAGCGAAGACGGTGGCACCGACAGCCGCTGATGCTGGCAAGGCCGGCAGCGAAAGAGAGGCCGCGGTGGCGTCCCTGCCCGAAAAGTCTGCTGCTGCGGCGCAGCCAGAAGCGGCAGAGTCCCCGGCGAAGCCGGCGACCGAGGTCAAAACGGTGGCAGAGCAGGCGGCGACAGCAGCGGCCGAACAGAAGCCGGTCGCGCCTCCGGCCGCCGGGACATCCTCTGGCCAGCAAGAACAGCCGGCTGGCGGGGCGTTGTCCGCGGGCTACCGGGTGCGCGTAGGTGCTTTCATTTTGCCCGCGAATCTGCGCGACGCCCTCGCGACGGTAAAGAAGCTTGGCTATGAACCCCGGGTCGAGGCGGGGAAAATCACCCGCTCCATGGTTCGCCTGCGCTACGGCGTCTATCCCCGCCAGGAGGCCCGGCGGCATCTCGATGAGCTGAAGAAGATCGCGCCGGGGGCCTTTGTCGTTTATGAGCAGGAGAAGGGGGCCGTCTATGCCGGTTCTTTTGTCAATGTCGACAAGGCGCGGCGCTATGCTGACGTCCTTTGGGAAAAGAAAGGGATTCGCCTCGACGAGGTCAAGGTCGATGTCCAGGTGCCGCTGAAAAAGGTGAGTATCGGACCCTTTTCCGATCGCGCCGCCGCCCGAAAGGCGGCCGCGGCGATGCGCCAGGCAGGGCTCGAAGGCGAGATTGTCGCTCCTTGA
- a CDS encoding GTPase-activating protein, which translates to MILLPKGNPVKENIDPGKVNLPDALAKLQKGNFTGYLRFDTTKGVGILIFDKGRLISALFEGGTQREIAYDAIAVIFERSLAGGAALNIYRLSSELAMSVHALLHGEVLYKGQEVKLLDIRALLGKLKEDRITGCLRIYTTDRVALIFYREGQPLGFFHDGSTELEKTAENSMSVAKLPGAKIDVLTSRVSEEATMADLLASADLTAIWHRAQDAVARERRAREEEAARTLEEREKERRLKIAGLLRGVAEKHLGKIGAQLADKEFDKALANQGIVSESVMEDFYRRIGRAAKLVAGPSTVKQMLDDMQRGIRALLKTA; encoded by the coding sequence ATGATTCTTTTGCCCAAGGGCAATCCCGTCAAGGAAAACATCGATCCTGGCAAGGTCAATCTGCCGGATGCCCTGGCCAAGCTGCAAAAAGGCAATTTCACCGGATACCTGCGATTTGACACGACCAAGGGGGTCGGGATTCTGATTTTCGACAAGGGCCGGCTGATCAGCGCCCTGTTCGAAGGTGGCACCCAGAGGGAGATCGCCTATGACGCCATCGCAGTCATCTTCGAGCGGTCGCTGGCCGGCGGTGCCGCCCTGAACATCTATCGGCTTTCCTCCGAGCTGGCGATGAGCGTTCATGCCCTGCTGCACGGCGAAGTTCTCTACAAGGGGCAGGAAGTAAAGCTGCTCGATATCCGGGCGTTGCTGGGCAAGCTCAAGGAAGACCGGATCACCGGCTGCCTTCGCATCTACACCACCGACCGGGTGGCCCTGATCTTCTATCGCGAAGGACAGCCGCTGGGCTTCTTCCACGACGGCTCGACGGAACTGGAGAAGACGGCGGAAAATTCCATGTCGGTCGCAAAGCTGCCCGGCGCCAAGATCGACGTGCTGACCTCCCGGGTTTCCGAAGAGGCGACCATGGCCGACCTGCTTGCCTCGGCCGATTTGACGGCGATCTGGCACAGAGCGCAGGACGCCGTCGCCCGGGAGCGGCGGGCCAGGGAGGAAGAGGCGGCCCGGACCCTCGAAGAGCGGGAGAAGGAGCGCCGGCTGAAGATCGCCGGTCTGCTCAGGGGCGTGGCGGAGAAGCATCTCGGCAAGATCGGCGCCCAGCTGGCCGACAAGGAGTTCGACAAGGCACTGGCCAATCAGGGTATCGTTTCGGAATCGGTGATGGAGGACTTTTACCGGCGTATCGGTCGGGCGGCCAAGCTGGTCGCCGGCCCTTCGACGGTGAAGCAGATGCTCGACGACATGCAGCGGGGCATCAGGGCCCTGCTCAAGACGGCCTGA
- a CDS encoding MogA/MoaB family molybdenum cofactor biosynthesis protein, translating to MTDKQNFTIGILTLSDKGARGERVDESGPLLAEMCTGLGEVIRTAIIPDEQERIVEVLIDWADNLRLDLVLTTGGTGLSPRDVTPEATLQVVDRLVPGMAEAMRLESLKKTPHAMLSRGVVGMRGETLIVNLPGSPKAARENFAVLLPALSHALGKLKGDPTDCGR from the coding sequence ATGACGGACAAACAGAATTTCACCATCGGAATCCTCACCCTTTCGGACAAGGGGGCCCGCGGCGAGCGGGTCGACGAAAGCGGCCCGTTGCTGGCCGAAATGTGCACCGGGCTGGGCGAGGTGATTCGGACGGCGATCATTCCGGACGAGCAGGAGCGCATCGTCGAGGTTCTGATCGACTGGGCCGACAACCTTCGGCTCGATCTGGTGCTGACCACCGGCGGCACAGGCCTGTCTCCGCGCGATGTCACTCCGGAAGCGACCCTGCAGGTGGTCGACCGGCTGGTACCGGGCATGGCCGAGGCGATGCGGCTGGAGAGCCTGAAGAAGACGCCGCATGCCATGCTGTCGCGGGGCGTGGTCGGCATGCGCGGAGAAACCCTCATCGTCAATCTCCCTGGCAGCCCGAAAGCGGCCCGGGAAAATTTCGCGGTGCTGCTGCCGGCGCTGTCGCACGCCCTGGGCAAGCTCAAGGGCGATCCCACCGATTGCGGCCGCTGA
- the fusA gene encoding elongation factor G encodes MGKYDTSKIRNLGIVGQGDAGKTSLTEAMLFNTGMTDRLGKVDDGTSNMDFEPEEVKRRITISSSLHHCEWDGHGLHLVDTPGYTNFLHDTRNCLRILGGAVLVISAVDGVKAQTNRIWKWMDEFEVPRIAFVNKLDRERADYLKALDDLEKALGTRPVPVNMPIGSEADFKGIIDLVHMKARIFQFDEKGTYSEEEIPEEYREEAERLRFMLVEAAAEADDDLMEKYLETEELTDEEIYAGLREGTLTGVFTPVLCGSATANIGVRQLLDYIVACLPSPLDKGTQIGTDPKTGDEVKRNPDPAEPFSAMVFKTISDPYAGKLTLFRIYSGSIRPDTSVYNPNRDCNERLSTLYEMEGKKQKPMTEAEAGDIVAVAKLKETMTGDTLCDPAKPVIYESPLALKPVISFALEAKSKGDEDKIMSALHRLMEEDPTLQVQRDDETKEMILSGMGQVHIEVACEKLKRKFGVDVVLKEPKVPYRETIKKAVDMSYRHKKQSGGRGQFADVTIKVEPLPRGEGYEFVDKIVGGVIPRQFIPAVDKGIQEAYRKGPLAGYPVQDIRVTLFDGGHHSVDSSEMAFKIAGSQAFKKAVEAAGPVLLEPIMEMEVTVPDECVGDVIGDMNSRRGKVLGVDPLGSNQVVKVHVPMAEVLKYAPELRSMTSDRGLFTMEFSHYEEVPSHLTAKIVEAAKQAE; translated from the coding sequence ATGGGAAAGTACGACACCTCGAAGATCAGAAATCTTGGAATTGTGGGCCAGGGGGATGCCGGCAAGACATCCCTGACCGAAGCGATGCTGTTCAATACCGGGATGACCGATCGTCTCGGCAAGGTTGATGACGGAACCTCCAACATGGATTTCGAGCCGGAGGAGGTCAAGCGGCGGATCACCATCAGCTCCAGCCTGCATCATTGCGAATGGGACGGCCACGGGTTGCACCTGGTGGACACTCCCGGCTACACCAACTTTCTGCACGATACCCGCAACTGCCTGCGCATCCTCGGCGGAGCGGTTCTGGTCATCTCGGCGGTCGACGGGGTCAAGGCCCAGACCAACCGGATCTGGAAGTGGATGGATGAGTTCGAGGTGCCCCGCATCGCCTTCGTCAACAAGCTCGACCGCGAGCGGGCCGACTATCTCAAGGCGCTCGACGATCTGGAAAAGGCGCTGGGGACCCGGCCGGTGCCGGTGAACATGCCGATCGGCAGCGAGGCCGACTTCAAGGGGATCATCGACCTGGTGCACATGAAGGCCCGGATCTTCCAGTTCGACGAAAAGGGAACCTATTCCGAGGAAGAGATTCCAGAAGAGTACCGCGAGGAGGCCGAGCGCCTGCGGTTCATGCTGGTCGAGGCGGCGGCCGAAGCCGACGACGACCTGATGGAGAAATACCTCGAAACCGAAGAGCTGACCGATGAGGAGATCTACGCCGGGCTGCGCGAAGGGACGCTGACCGGCGTTTTCACGCCGGTGCTCTGCGGCAGCGCCACCGCCAACATCGGCGTCCGCCAACTGCTCGACTACATCGTCGCCTGCCTGCCGTCGCCGCTGGACAAGGGGACGCAGATCGGCACCGATCCCAAGACCGGCGACGAGGTCAAGCGCAATCCCGACCCGGCCGAGCCCTTCTCCGCCATGGTCTTCAAGACCATCAGCGATCCCTATGCCGGCAAGCTGACCCTCTTCAGGATCTATTCGGGTTCGATCCGGCCCGACACCAGTGTCTACAACCCGAACCGCGACTGCAACGAACGCCTGTCGACCCTCTACGAGATGGAGGGGAAGAAGCAGAAACCGATGACCGAGGCCGAGGCCGGCGATATCGTCGCCGTGGCCAAGCTCAAGGAGACCATGACCGGCGACACCCTCTGTGATCCCGCCAAGCCGGTCATCTACGAAAGCCCTCTGGCTCTGAAACCGGTCATTTCCTTCGCCCTGGAGGCCAAGAGCAAGGGGGACGAGGACAAGATCATGTCCGCCCTGCACCGGCTGATGGAAGAGGATCCCACCCTGCAGGTGCAGCGCGACGACGAAACCAAGGAGATGATCCTCTCCGGTATGGGGCAGGTCCACATCGAGGTTGCCTGCGAGAAACTGAAGCGCAAGTTCGGGGTCGACGTGGTGCTGAAGGAGCCGAAGGTTCCCTACCGCGAAACGATCAAGAAGGCGGTGGACATGTCCTACCGGCACAAGAAGCAGTCGGGCGGCCGCGGCCAGTTCGCCGATGTCACCATCAAGGTCGAGCCGCTGCCGCGCGGCGAGGGGTACGAGTTCGTCGACAAGATCGTCGGCGGTGTCATCCCGCGTCAGTTCATTCCGGCCGTCGACAAGGGAATCCAGGAGGCCTACCGCAAGGGGCCCCTGGCCGGCTACCCGGTTCAGGACATTCGCGTCACCTTGTTCGACGGTGGCCATCACAGCGTCGACTCATCGGAGATGGCCTTCAAGATCGCCGGCTCCCAGGCCTTCAAGAAGGCGGTCGAGGCGGCTGGTCCGGTTCTGCTCGAGCCGATCATGGAGATGGAGGTCACTGTACCCGACGAATGTGTCGGCGACGTGATCGGCGACATGAACTCGCGCCGCGGCAAGGTGCTCGGCGTCGATCCCCTGGGGAGCAACCAGGTGGTCAAGGTGCATGTTCCCATGGCCGAGGTGCTCAAGTACGCTCCCGAGTTGCGGTCGATGACCTCGGACCGGGGGCTGTTCACCATGGAATTTTCCCACTACGAGGAGGTGCCGTCGCACCTGACCGCCAAGATCGTCGAGGCGGCGAAGCAGGCCGAGTGA